From one Candidatus Gorgyraea atricola genomic stretch:
- a CDS encoding response regulator has protein sequence MSAKKILIVDDDLDILDVLRITLEAEDYEVIEGHDGEEALDIIKKQAPDLLIIDFKMPKMCGDKVCSIIKQDILAQHMPIIMLTGKGEVTDKVHGINAGADDYMVKPFEPQELVARVKMVLRRSARDLDANPLTKLPGNVSILNEIQGRIDKKEAFAICYVDLDKFKAFNDKYGFGRGDEVIKNTGKILINSVQEKGTSLDFIGHIGGDDFVVVTMPEKIDALCKNIIGKFDLMIPKLYSKEDKEKGYVVAKDRQGEVKKMPLISISIGVVNNKKKKIKHVAEVGEIGAELKEYAKSIKGSTYVTERRKK, from the coding sequence ATGTCAGCAAAAAAAATATTAATAGTAGATGATGATTTAGATATACTGGATGTTTTAAGAATAACTCTTGAGGCTGAGGACTATGAAGTAATAGAAGGTCATGATGGCGAGGAGGCGCTGGATATTATTAAAAAACAGGCGCCTGATCTACTGATAATAGACTTTAAGATGCCGAAGATGTGCGGGGATAAAGTCTGCAGTATCATAAAACAGGATATCCTGGCCCAGCACATGCCTATTATAATGCTTACAGGTAAAGGTGAGGTCACTGATAAAGTACATGGCATAAATGCAGGCGCGGACGACTATATGGTAAAACCCTTCGAGCCGCAGGAACTGGTAGCGCGCGTCAAAATGGTGCTCCGCAGAAGCGCCAGGGATCTGGATGCCAATCCTCTGACCAAACTCCCAGGTAATGTCTCCATACTTAACGAGATACAGGGACGCATAGATAAAAAAGAGGCATTCGCGATCTGTTACGTAGATCTTGACAAATTCAAGGCGTTTAATGACAAATATGGATTCGGAAGAGGTGATGAGGTAATAAAAAATACCGGGAAGATCCTGATAAACTCTGTGCAGGAAAAAGGCACGTCTCTAGACTTTATAGGCCATATAGGCGGCGATGACTTCGTAGTAGTAACAATGCCTGAGAAAATAGACGCGTTATGTAAAAATATTATAGGAAAATTCGATCTCATGATCCCAAAATTATACAGTAAAGAGGATAAAGAAAAGGGTTATGTGGTAGCAAAAGACAGGCAGGGCGAGGTAAAAAAGATGCCTCTTATATCTATCTCAATCGGGGTAGTGAATAATAAAAAGAAGAAGATAAAACATGTTGCAGAGGTAGGGGAAATAGGCGCAGAACTAAAAGAATACGCTAAAAGCATCAAAGGAAGCACCTACGTAACAGAACGCAGGAAAAAGTGA
- a CDS encoding phospholipase D family protein, with amino-acid sequence MRLFVRFVSIVIFIGHCFLLPSYSFGATDSREGEFLEKVEDLHIGMPVLEYTAPHFTPLIKESFNNNAHYCALLDIGDEALLARIHLVRSAQKAIYIQTYIWSNDETGRFMMQELTLAAKRGVKVKIIVDQFAHSLDPKTVAFLSIDNPNLEIKFYNPNAKKVSSSKLDYLWGLTKFGQLNQRMHNKVFIVDDHIAITGGRNYQNDYFDRGSKRNFKDRDVLVVGPVVKTMTDSFSDYWHYYLSVPSGEMIDIKREISKGFSEEFKKSHKSLKGHFFHELDSHATDLEYMRRVITNNIFNVNKVEFIADPPGKTTENSLIGGGSAVDGLIRLLSKAEKRIIMQTPYLILGSKGRKLFRKLRRNKPEIDILVSSNSLAAADHFYAYAFSYKYKKFYVKDLKWRIFELKRYPEDVDIMVPPLDGIKRSEDSLVCIHSKTYIVDDDRVYIGSFNIDPRSANLNTEAGVIIDDEEFTQAVTQNILNDMTPENSWTIGIYKHVPVVAHFSEFMHNVMSVIPIIDIWPFGYTASFKLIEGKEEVPFYQEDFYKNYISAGPFPDAPFTSKEIKARLIKSFFGPMEHIM; translated from the coding sequence ATGAGATTGTTTGTACGATTTGTAAGTATAGTCATTTTTATCGGACATTGTTTTTTATTGCCTTCATATAGTTTTGGCGCTACAGATAGCCGTGAAGGCGAATTCCTTGAAAAGGTTGAAGATCTTCATATTGGTATGCCAGTTCTTGAATATACCGCACCCCACTTTACCCCTCTAATTAAGGAATCCTTTAATAATAATGCGCATTACTGCGCGCTCTTAGATATAGGTGATGAGGCCCTATTAGCGCGGATCCACCTGGTAAGATCCGCCCAAAAAGCTATCTATATTCAAACATATATATGGTCAAATGATGAAACCGGCCGCTTTATGATGCAGGAGCTTACTCTGGCAGCTAAGAGAGGGGTAAAGGTTAAGATCATCGTTGATCAATTTGCGCATAGCCTGGATCCTAAGACAGTAGCTTTCCTATCTATTGACAATCCGAATTTAGAGATAAAATTTTATAATCCTAACGCTAAAAAGGTGAGCTCCTCAAAGCTGGATTATTTATGGGGGTTAACCAAATTCGGGCAACTTAATCAAAGGATGCATAATAAAGTTTTTATTGTGGATGATCACATTGCTATTACTGGCGGCCGAAATTATCAAAATGATTACTTTGATAGAGGTTCGAAGAGAAATTTCAAAGACAGAGATGTATTAGTGGTGGGCCCTGTTGTCAAGACAATGACAGACTCCTTTAGTGATTATTGGCATTATTATCTATCTGTTCCAAGCGGCGAGATGATAGATATTAAAAGGGAGATCAGTAAAGGGTTTTCCGAGGAATTTAAAAAATCCCATAAATCCCTAAAAGGACATTTCTTTCATGAATTAGATTCGCATGCCACAGATCTAGAGTATATGCGCCGAGTGATTACGAATAATATTTTTAACGTTAACAAGGTCGAGTTTATAGCAGATCCTCCCGGGAAAACTACAGAAAATAGTTTGATAGGCGGTGGTTCGGCCGTTGATGGGTTGATCAGATTGTTATCCAAGGCAGAAAAGCGCATTATAATGCAAACACCTTATCTTATCTTGGGCAGTAAAGGGAGAAAATTATTCAGAAAATTGCGACGCAATAAACCAGAAATTGATATCTTGGTGTCGAGTAACAGCCTGGCCGCGGCAGATCATTTTTACGCCTATGCTTTTTCATACAAATATAAGAAATTTTATGTCAAAGATCTAAAATGGCGGATATTTGAGCTGAAAAGGTATCCTGAAGACGTTGATATAATGGTTCCTCCGCTTGATGGCATCAAGAGAAGCGAGGATTCCCTTGTCTGCATCCATTCAAAAACATATATTGTAGATGATGATAGGGTTTATATCGGTTCGTTTAATATAGATCCACGGTCAGCTAATTTAAATACTGAAGCAGGAGTAATCATAGATGACGAAGAATTCACGCAAGCCGTTACGCAAAATATCCTTAATGACATGACCCCTGAAAATAGTTGGACGATCGGTATATACAAGCATGTCCCAGTCGTAGCCCATTTTAGCGAATTCATGCATAATGTTATGAGCGTCATCCCGATTATCGATATTTGGCCATTTGGCTATACAGCAAGTTTTAAATTAATAGAAGGAAAGGAAGAGGTCCCGTTTTATCAGGAGGATTTTTATAAAAATTACATATCAGCCGGCCCATTTCCCGACGCCCCATTTACCAGCAAAGAAATAAAAGCAAGGCTGATAAAGTCCTTTTTTGGTCCCATGGAACATATAATGTAA